Proteins encoded within one genomic window of Trichoderma asperellum chromosome 2, complete sequence:
- a CDS encoding uncharacterized protein (EggNog:ENOG41) produces MASLQSTDTPPATRPSPDRNASYSNQPNSNSKSSFPTPKRAHTYHSPSASEKNGDAAATTDTPDTFDTTENNSDNEDFPEIPRASIELDDLPIELITLTDSFVESLSAKVHSTPPNIAKLSQLFQDFYAQASSNIATHISALASRQSRENSQPPSPPSSVASRLRSKAASLGSKDKPKAEVEQQMITPEELTNRKKARKALEAKRSLLEEAVERRLCEGIYDRIYRHRSTQDEAQDAKLRSKTAALALVGIGPSDLGIDLGEGGSESEKSTAEKTEIIRSQLESARKDLIRMGESRYPLGKLNRLKAAHKSIVDTLAQFHPSASADEIMPMLIYTFITLPPEHLHAISDLNFIQNFRWEQKLTGEEAYCLTNLEATISFLQTVDLATLREDERPSGPAKTPGLPGTPKVETFPPAYSQGLTTSPQSTAAVNTENATAPKPESSTANLKPAASTIKSRRLSDLVNTPAQAFGAASDAVFTTADQGLKTISNSLGESYSFLLGKLKERQEDPKEPIAVPKTLDDARKLVSTPPPEDEDNTAAIADLELDIPKRRDERVLSIIGGRRDHSTDSARSGRSGRSVSSSKKVLFMDDQKAGAATSAPAPQSPAMLEQMRNLSNSFNPMARLSGISLVRGFGRSTSSPAVPPAKDAKDTKEAKDAKDTKDTVKPTDGGDLATAFPDIAAVLPPKEIPKITPPNKRFMELQNPGELRLSEVLDLLKDYRRLAGALKNMGAFEDK; encoded by the exons ATGGCTTCTCTTCAATCTACCGATACTCCTCCCGCTACTCGACCAAGCCCAGATAGAAACGCTTCCTATTCGAATCAGCCCAATTCAAACTCAAAAAGCAGTTTTCCGACTCCCAAGAGAGCTCATACTTACCACTCGCCGTCAGCCTCTGAGAAGAATGGAGATGCCGCAGCCACCACCGACACTCCCGACACATTTGACACCACCGAGAACAACTCCGATAATGAGGATTTCCCAGAGATCCCACGAGCGTCGATCGAACTTGACGATCTGCCAATCGAGCTGATTACCTTGACTGATAG CTTCGTGGAATCGCTCTCTGCCAAGGTGCACTCTACTCCACCGAATATCGCCAAGCTGTCTCAGCTCTTTCAAGATTTCTATGCTCAGGCATCATCCAATATCGCCACACACATTAGCGCCCTTGCCTCACGCCAAAGCCGCGAGAATTCGCAACCTCCGTCACCGCCATCTTCCGTTGCCAGCCGCCTTCGGTCAAAAGCAGCCTCGTTAGGCTCTAAAGACAAGCCAAAGGCAGAGGTGGAGCAACAGATGATCACCCCCGAAGAGCTAACAAATCGcaagaaagcaagaaaagcCCTGGAAGCGAAACGAAGTCTCCTCGAGGAGGCTGTAGAGCGGAGGCTTTGCGAGGGTATATATGACCGAATCTATCGCCACAGGAGCACGCAAGATGAAGCTCAGGATGCAAAACTCAGATCTAAAACTGCTGCTCTGGCCCTTGTGGGTATCGGACCATCTGATCTAGGAATAGACTTGGGCGAGGGGGGCTCAGAATCCGAAAAGTCTACAGCCGAAAAGACCGAAATCATACGAAGTCAACTAGAGTCTGCAAGAAAAGATCTGATTCGAATGGGCGAATCGAGGTACCCTCTTGGCAAGTTAAATCGTCTCAAAGCTGCGCACAAGAGTATCGTTGATACACTTGCTCAATTTCATCCTTCTGCTTCAGCGGATGAGATTATGCCTATGCTCATTTATACCTTCATTACACTGCCTCCAGAGCACCTTCACGCCATAAGCGATCTCAACTTTATCCAAAACTTTCGGTGGGAGCAGAAGCTTACTGGTGAAGAGGCTTACTGCCTAACCAATCTTGAAGCCACCATCAGCTTCTTACAAACCGTTGATCTTGCCACTCTTAGAGAAGACGAGCGTCCATCAGGGCCAGCAAAGACACCAGGTCTGCCCGGAACACCCAAAGTAGAGACATTTCCGCCAGCTTACTCTCAGGGGCTGACAACCTCGCCCCAGAGCACGGCTGCGGTCAATACTGAAAATGCCACGGCCCCCAAGCCGGAATCATCGACCGCGAACCTCAAACCGGCTGCTTCAACTATAAAAAGTCGAAGATTGAGTGACTTGGTCAACACTCCTGCCCAAGCATTTGGTGCCGCTAGTGATGCCGTTTTCACAACAGCCGACCAGGGGCTGAAAACTATCTCAAACAGCCTCGGCGAGAGTTATAGCTTCCTCCTCGGCAAGCTTAAAGAGCGCCAGGAGGACCCCAAGGAACCTATTGCCGTCCCAAAAACCCTGGATGATGCTCGCAAGCTCGTCAGCACTCCACCCcccgaagatgaagataaCACCGCCGCCATAGCTGACCTGGAGTTGGATATACCGAAAAGGCGGGATGAGCGTGTATTGAGCATAATCGGCGGCCGTCGCGACCATAGTACGGACAGCGCTCGTAGCGGTCGAAGTGGTCGAAGTGTGAGCTCTTCTAAAAAGGTTCTCTTTATGGATGACCAAAAGGCCGGAGCGGCAACTTCGGCGCCAGCACCACAGAGCCCTGCAATGTTGGAACAGATGCGAAATTTGAGCAATTCCTTCAATCCAATGGCACGGCTTTCAGGCATCAGCCTGGTCCGGGGATTCGGTCGAAGCACATCATCACCAGCAGTCCCGCCTGCAAAGGACGCAAAGGACACAAAGGAGGCCAAAGATGCGAAAGACACCAAGGATACCGTGAAGCCTACAGATGGAGGAGATTTAGCAACA GCATTCCCTGACATTGCGGCTGTCCTACCGCCAAAAGAAATTCCCAAAATCACTCCTCCTAACAAACGATTCATGGAGCTTCAAAATCCAGGCGAGTTGAGGCTCAGCGAGGTATTAGATCTACTAAAAGATTATCGACGCCTAGCCGGTGCGTTGAAGAATATGGGCGCATTTGAAGACAAGTAA
- a CDS encoding uncharacterized protein (EggNog:ENOG41~TransMembrane:10 (i27-50o89-113i456-479o499-516i528-555o591-614i626-646o652-672i715-734o740-760i)), protein MFDGTRAYVAAQLRGAKPSLLSKHPHFNFITIHYFWIIFATLLSGVLIYAGGKGQLHFIDALMFGSGANTQAGLNPVDVNNLNGFQQSWIYTFSLFSNPITLHGCVVFLRLYWFEKRFQNWVREAKLRRRTISRSKSKARNDLSQLENGLGVNGRRITVMPEDSRAQRITNDGILLDKIDEAEPKITQSSNASDTTTASDDLHKSAELEEDIGPLDQPRQRATLSTASGPQSPEQHLTTAITFADTVKRSDGVDDNPTKFPQRRPNAEHIAILERQRNQDNEVLRIPGPRDIERGLGPRRLEEGDQREDDDQPMARQTTFDSRINESSGNFGQQQTAITITEPEHPRREELKDNAKAIGGTVDSLRFRKPRFLNRSQDKVHEDGEHRPRSRTPHPHPVRTKTMDTIRSVLSRDKTVDDMPYLSYTPTMGRNSNFLGLTLEQREELGGIEYRALRTLALVLIFYFFVFHILGAVCLLPYILANQHYGNILTEDDIGKTWWAFWTSNMAFMDVGFTLTPDSMNSFAKSEWILMAMWFFIIIGNTGFPVMLRFIIWAASKLTPKGSGLWEEFRFLLDHPRRCFTLLFPSNATWWLFWILVLLNAIDLLFFIVLDLGAEPITALPLHNRVVIGLFQAASTRTAGFSAVSMSELHPAMPVLYLIMMYISVFPIAISIRRTNVYEEKSLGVYHDRTEEDDAQASALDYVGTHLRRQLSFDLWYVFLGFFLIAITEGGKIVGGRFDLFAVLFEIVSAYGTVGLSMGVPNVNASLCSQFSVPGKLIIVAMQIRGRHRGLPYGLDRAVILPSEARLKREQEEADATLARTSTAVSSGAATGLQRQPTTGQSRSRSRERTNSNLISKLLHPGPVVPPEHLGRPRGRSVEAHQRSKSVDVTNTLSEPTDAHLEPPREEDDELEQMSSSDLPPHKPRRTESSAF, encoded by the exons ATGTTCGACGGTACTCGCGCCTATGTAGCGGCGCAGCTCAGGGGAGCTAAGCCTTCCTTGCTATCAAAACATCCGCATTTCAACTTTATTACAATCCACT ACTTCTGGATTATTTTCGCAACATTACTCTCTGGAGTTCTTATATATGCCGGCGGCAAGGGCCAACTTCACTTTATAGATGCTCTTATGTTCGGCAGTGGTGCGAATACGCAGGCCGGGCTTAACCCCGTTGATGTTAACAATCTGAATGGATTCCAACAGTCTTGGATCTACacattttctttattttctaaCCCAATCACGTTGCATGGTTGTGTTGTTTTCCTCAGACTCTACTGGTTTGAGAAACGCTTCCAGAACTGGGTACGAGAGGCTAAATTGCGCCGCCGAACCATCAGCAGATCCAAATCCAAGGCACGAAACGACCTCAGCCAACTCGAAAACGGACTGGGTGTGAATGGGAGGCGTATTACCGTTATGCCAGAGGATAGCAGGGCACAGCGAATTACCAATGACGGCATTCTTCTGGATAAGATAGACGAAGCCGAACCCAAGATTACTCAGAGTAGCAACGCAAGCGACACGACTACAGCATCCGATGATCTGCACAAGAGTGCCGAACTTGAAGAAGATATCGGACCATTAGATCAGCCTCGCCAGAGAGCTACTTTGAGTACAGCATCAGGCCCCCAATCACCGGAACAACACCTCACGACAGCAATCACGTTTGCTGACACTGTTAAGCGGAGTGATGGAGTGGACGATAACCCTACCAAATTCCCACAGCGACGGCCCAATGCAGAGCATATTGCTATTCTTGAAAGGCAGCGAAACCAAGACAATGAAGTCCTTCGAATTCCTGGGCCCCGAGATATTGAAAGGGGTCTAGGGCCCCGAAGACTTGAAGAAGGCGATCAACGGGAAGATGATGATCAGCCAATGGCCCGCCAGACGACTTTCGACTCTCGTATTAATGAATCGAGCGGCAACTTCGGCCAACAGCAAACAGCCATTACCATTACCGAGCCTGAGCATCCTAGGCGGGAAGAGCTGAAGGACAATGCCAAAGCTATTGGTGGCACCGTTGATAGCTTGAGATTTAGAAAGCCGCGCTTCCTCAATCGCTCCCAGGACAAAGTACACGAAGATGGAGAACACAGACCAAGGTCGAGGACCCCACATCCACACCCTGTGCGAACCAAGACAATGGACACCATTCGCTCTGTCTTGTCTCGAGATAAGACTGTAGATGATATGCCGTATCTCAGCTATACACCAACCATGGGCCGTAACTCGAACTTCCTCGGCTTGACCCTCGAGCAGCGCGAGGAGCTTGGCGGTATCGAATACCGAGCGCTAAGAactttggctttggtgctcatcttctacttcttcgtGTTCCACATTCTCGGCGCCGTATGCTTACTTCCTTATATTCTCGCCAATCAACATTATGGAAATATTCTTACAGAGGATGACATTGGCAAGACTTGGTGGGCGTTTTGGACCTCCAACATGGCCTTTATGGATGTAGGGTTTACACTTACGCCGGATAGCATGAACTCATTTGCAAAATCCGAATGGATCCTGATGGCCATGTGGTTTTTTATCATTATCGGAAACACTGGCTTCCCGGTGATGCTGCGCTTTATAATTTGGGCCGCTTCTAAGCTTACCCCGAAAGGTTCCGGCCTTTGGGAGGAATTTCGATTTTTGCTTGACCACCCTCGTCGATGTTTCACCTTGCTTTTCCCGTCAAACGCGACCTGGTGGCTGTTCTGGATCCTGGTCCTCCTCAATGCCATTGACCTGCTTTTCTTTATTGTGCTTGAT CTCGGAGCAGAGCCCATCACTGCGTTGCCACTCCACAACCGTGTTGTCATTGGCCTATTCCAAGCTGCTTCTACTCGAACTGCTGGTTTCTCGGCCGTCAGCATGTCCGAGCTTCACCCTGCCATGCCAGTTCTGTACCTCATTATGATGTACATCTCCGTGTTCCCTATTGCCATCTCTATTCGACGCACAAACGTCTATGAAGAAAAGTCCCTGGGCGTATACCACGATCGGaccgaagaggatgatgctCAAGCAAGCGCTCTTGATTATGTAGGAACTCATTTGCGGCGACAGTTATCCTTTGATTTGTGGTATGTCTTTTTGGGTTTCTTCCTTATCGCTATTACCGAAGGCGGTAAAATAGTAGGAGGCCGATTTGATTTATTTGCTGTCCTCTTCGAAATTGTCAGTGCATATGGAACTGTGGGACTGAGCATGGGTGTACCTAATGTCAACGCATCTCTTTGCTCACAGTTTTCTGTCCCTGGCAAGTTGATCATTGTGGCTATGCAAATTCGTGGGCGTCATCGTGGTCTTCCATACGGTCTTGATCGAGCCGTGATCCTTCCTAGCGAAGCGCGGCTAAAGAGGGAGCAAGAGGAAGCTGATGCCACACTTGCTCGAACAAGCACTGCCGTATCCAGTGGAGCCGCAACGGGTCTGCAGCGACAGCCAACTACGGGGCAGAGCCGAAGCAGGAGTCGTGAACGAACTAACAGCAACTTAATATCCAAACTGTTGCACCCAGGGCCGGTTGTCCCACCCGAGCATCTCGGACGGCCAAGAGGAAGATCAGTGGAGGCTCATCAAAGGAGCAAATCCGTTGATGTTACGAATACTCTATCAGAGCCCACAGATGCTCATTTAGAGCCTCcgagagaggaagatgacgagttGGAACAGATGTCAAGTTCCGATCTGCCGCCGCATAAACCGAGACGGACAGAGTCGTCCGCCTTCTAG
- the PTR8 gene encoding transcription factor TFIIH complex ERCC-3 subunit (BUSCO:EOG092D0OXK) — MPPKRKAGSSAVQGGLKAGRSSRMSTPGGVTPRSIDSGDEVVVEDEDAPVDEELEQDIDKNIDRFSLGRYQKKHHIREPLPHIFGSNDFSYLDLKKDHQNRPLWIDPQKGRIILESFNPLAEQAQDFLITIAEPLSRPTFMHEYALTTHSLYAAVSVGLSPHDIINTLDRFLKTPLPVEIRSFIESCTQSYGKVKLVLKNTKYYVESPDPNMLQMLLKNPRIGPLRVQGTAEITTSAAPKLGNLVIPGTKNAAGAKQANGGEQPHEGQPIQEGDVLARLGEEDDDDQEVTHSFEIADKDVETVQKECLNLGFPVLEEYDFRRDEVNATLDIDLKPGTQIRPYQEKSLSKMFGNGRAKSGLIVLPCGAGKTLVGITAACTIKKGVIVLCTSSMSVVQWRNEFLKWSNINPDDIVAFTSDSKNSVFTGSTGIIVTTYSMVTQSRARSYDAEKMMRFLTGREWGLMLLDEVHVVPANIFRKVTSSIKTHSKLGLTATLLREDDKISDLNFLIGPKLFEANWMELSKQGHIARVQCAEVWCPMPTEFYDEYLRAPSRKKNLLYIMNPRKFQACQYLINYHESRGDKIIVFSDNVYALKAYALKLGKAFIYGGTGQAERLQVLENFQHNPQVNTLFLSKIGDTSLDLPEATCLIQISSHYGSRRQEAQRLGRILRAKRRNDEGFNAFFYSLVSKDTQEMYFSSKRQAFLVDQGYAFKVITQLANIEKTPGLAFATATERRELLQKVLVENETMDDEDITDDLFHSGTMGRKKKGAARRTAGTLGELSGGQDMAYIEQNKKMNAALKKGKGKKESSAFFKKIGRENARRAALA; from the coding sequence ATGCCTCCCAAAAGGAAggccggcagcagcgccgtgcAGGGAGGGCTGAAGGCTGGTCGGTCCTCGCGCATGTCGACGCCAGGGGGAGTGACTCCTCGCAGCATCGATAGTGGCGacgaggtggtggtggaagatgaagacgcccCCgtggatgaagagctggaacAGGATATCGACAAGAATATAGATCGCTTCTCACTGGGGCGGTACCAGAAGAAGCATCACATCCGGGAGCCTCTCCCGCATATCTTTGGTAGCAATGATTTCTCGTATCTCGATCTCAAGAAAGATCACCAGAACCGGCCGCTTTGGATCGATCCTCAGAAAGGCAGAATTATCCTCGAGAGCTTCAATCCGCTGGCGGAGCAGGCCCAAGATTTCCTCATTACCATTGCCGAGCCTCTGTCGCGCCCGACGTTCATGCACGAGTATGCCCTCACCACACATAGTCTCTACGCCGCCGTATCCGTCGGCTTGTCGCCTCATGACATAATAAATACCCTCGATCGCTTTCTCAAGACGCCTCTGCCGGTAGAGATTCGGTCGTTTATCGAGAGCTGTACACAGAGCTACGGCAAGGTCAAGCTCGTCTTGAAGAATACCAAGTACTACGTCGAGAGTCCAGATCCCAATAtgctgcagatgctgcttaAAAACCCAAGGATCGGCCCTCTTCGCGTCCAAGGAACGGCGGAAATCACGACGTCGGCAGCGCCCAAGCTCGGAAACCTGGTCATTCCTGGTACTAAGAATGCTGCGGGTGCCAAACAGGCAAACGGCGGCGAGCAACCGCACGAAGGCCAACCAATCCAGGAAGGCGACGTGCTTGCTCGATTaggcgaagaggatgacgacgaccaGGAAGTCACACACTCGTTTGAGATTGCGGATAAAGACGTGGAGACTGTACAGAAAGAATGCCTCAACTTGGGATTTCCGGTTCTCGAAGAGTACGATTTCCGACGCGATGAAGTAAACGCGACTCTCGACATCGACCTCAAACCCGGTACTCAGATCCGTCCTTATCAGGAGAAAAGTCTTAGCAAAATGTTCGGAAACGGACGTGCCAAGAGCGGCCTGATTGTCTTGCCTTGCGGTGCTGGAAAGACGCTGGTTGGTATTACCGCAGCATGCACTATCAAGAAAGGCGTCATTGTGCTGTGTACTAGTTCTATGTCTGTTGTTCAGTGGCGTAATGAGTTCTTGAAATGGTCCAACATTAATCCAGATGATATTGTCGCCTTCACATCCGACTCCAAGAACAGCGTCTTCACAGGAAGCACCGGTATCATAGTCACAACCTACTCTATGGTCACTCAATCCAGAGCCAGATCGTATGATgccgagaagatgatgagattCCTCACCGGACGAGAATGGGGTCTGATGCTTTTGGACGAGGTTCACGTCGTGCCCGCCAACATCTTCCGAAAGGTCACCTCGTCAATTAAGACTCACTCCAAGCTAGGCTTAACTGCCACACTGCTCCGAGAAGATGACAAAATCTCCGATCTCAATTTTCTTATCGGTCCAAAGCTCTTCGAAGCTAATTGGATGGAGCTGTCGAAGCAGGGTCATATCGCTCGGGTTCAGTGTGCTGAAGTCTGGTGCCCAATGCCTACCGAATTCTACGACGAATATCTTCGAGCACCATCGCGTAAGAAGAATTTGCTATACATCATGAATCCGCGCAAGTTTCAGGCTTGCCAGTATCTAATAAACTACCATGAATCAAGAGGTGACAAGATCATTGTCTTCTCGGATAATGTGTATGCTTTGAAGGCATATGCCCTAAAGCTGGGAAAAGCTTTCATCTACGGCGGCACCGGACAGGCAGAACGTTTGCAAGTGTTGGAAAATTTTCAGCACAACCCACAAGTCAATACTTTGTTCTTATCAAAAATCGGTGACACATCATTGGATTTGCCAGAGGCCACATGCCTGATTCAGATATCGTCGCATTATGGTTCTCGACGTCAAGAGGCACAGCGGCTTGGACGAATTCTTAGGGCCAAGCGTAGGAACGACGAAGGATTTAATGCATTTTTCTACTCTCTGGTCTCCAAGGATACGCAAGAAATGTACTTTTCATCCAAGCGACAGGCTTTTCTTGTTGACCAAGGCTATGCCTTCAAAGTCATCACTCAACTGGCAAACATTGAGAAGACGCCGGGGTTAGCCTTTGCAACTGCGACTGAGCGCCGAGAACTTCTGCAAAAGGTACTGGTTGAAAACGAGAcgatggatgatgaagatattACAGACGACTTATTCCACAGCGGTACCATGgggcggaagaagaagggggctGCTCGCCGAACAGCAGGCACTCTAGGCGAGCTCAGTGGTGGACAGGACATGGCCTACATTGAACagaacaagaagatgaaTGCTGCTctcaagaaaggaaaaggaaagaaggagagcagCGCGTTCTTCAAGAAGATTGGACGAGAAAATGCTAGGCGAGCTGCCTTGGCTTAG
- a CDS encoding uncharacterized protein (EggNog:ENOG41) yields MCKHILNAQVAIRSPCCRKWFDCAECHQEQESHPLKQSFEMTFACKKCKKVFRKDAQEFDESDEYCPHCDNHFVIEAKTPKAALTIEGDDIRMNNKLLKDERVKQDGMRTIFDPTPDADKLG; encoded by the exons ATGTG CAAACATATTCTCAATGCCCAAGTGGCTATCCGGTCACCATGCT GCCGGAAATGGTTCGACTGCGCAGAGTGCCACCAGGAGCAGGAATCCCATCCTCTCAAGCAGAGCTTCGAAATGACCTTTGCCTGCAAAAAGTGCAAGAAGGTCTTCCGCAAAGACGCCCAAGAGTTTGACGAGAGCGACGAATACTGCCCGCACTGCGATAACCACTTCGTCATCGAGGCCAAGACCCCCAAGGCCGCCTTGACCATTGAGGGTGACGATATCCGAATGAACAACAAGCTGCTAAAGGATGAGAGAGTAAAGCAGGATGGCATGAGGACAATCTTTGACCCGACACCAGACGCCGATAAGCTTGGCTGA
- the PRE6 gene encoding Proteasome subunit alpha type-4 (MEROPS:MER0004372), with protein MASGYDRALSVFSPDGHVFQVEYAGEAVKRGTCAVGVKGKDVVVLGCEKRSAMKLQDTRITPSKIQVLDHHVALAFAGLNADARILVDKARLEAQSHRLSVEDPVTIEYITKYVAGVQQRYTQAGGVRPFGISTLVVGFDNGSQVPRLYQTEPSGIYSAWKANAIGRSSKTVREFLERNYKEDMDRQTTIRLAIKSLLEVVQTGAKNIEIALMAPGASMELLPTDEIEGYVKEIEQEKQEEAAKKKTGRTPGTGSAAILTRSGDDSAAE; from the exons ATGGCGTCTGGTTACGACAGAGCTCTGTCGG TCTTCAG CCCCGACGGACACGTCTTCCAGGTTGAATATGCCGGCGAAGCTGTGAAGAGAG GCACATGCGCTGTTGGCGTCAAAGGCAAGGACGTGGTTGTGCTAGGATGCGAGAAGAGGTCTGCGATGAAGCTTCAAGACACACGAATTACGCCCTCCAAGATCCAAGTCTTGGATCACCATGTCGCTCTGGCCTTCGCCGGCCTGAATGCAGATGCCCGAATCCTCGTCGACAAGGCACGATTAGAAGCCCAATCCCACCGATTGTCGGTTGAAGACCCCGTTACGATCGAGTACATCACAAAATACGTTGCCGGTGTGCAGCAGCGCTATACACAAGCTGGAGGTGTCCGGCCATTCGGTATCAGCACCCTGGTGGTTGGTTTTGACAATGGCAGCCAGGTGCCTAGACTGTACCAGACAGAGCCTTCTGGCATCTACTCAGCCTG GAAGGCAAATGCTATTGGTCGCTCAAGCAAGACGGTTCGAGAGTTCCTGGAGCGAAACTATAAGGAGGATATGGATAGACAGACCACCATCAGACTGGCGATCAAGTCTCTCCTCGAAGTGGTCCAGACAGGTGCGAAGAACATTGAGATTGCCCTCATGGCCCCCGGCGCGTCTATGGAGCTGCTGCCGACGGACGAGATTGAGGGCTACGTGAAGGAGATTGAGCAAGAGaagcaggaggaggctgctaagaagaagacgggACGGACACCAGGCACTGGAAGCGCTGCTATCCTGACGAGAAGCGGCGATGACTCTGCCGctgaataa
- a CDS encoding uncharacterized protein (EggNog:ENOG41~TransMembrane:1 (n4-15c20/21o134-156i)) produces the protein MESLYTILSCLCGSFESASAFYPDEKHSTSALLSPEYDPSLCTHDKVAIDVVSVLLCSEKHGTGLKKQLDETVGTLGWSEMLAKRILNVLVGAIREGRDKMGPAFAKAYDDAVKEANSVFQQLVQDVRDHPLELGATVLITVIAIGVLVVLAPYVLELLGFGELGPVAGTFASWWESTYAGYIPAGSMFSFFQRLGMVWART, from the exons ATGGAATCCCTATATACGATATTAAGCTGCCTTTGTGGTTCATTTGAGTCCGCATCTGCTTTCTATCCTGATGAGAAACATTCTACCTCTGCGCTTTTATCCCCCGAATACGATCCGTCCCTATGCACTCATGACAAGGTTGCGATTGACGTCGTCTCTGTCCTGCTCTGTTCAGAGAAGCATGGTACAGGcctcaagaagcagcttgatgAGACGGTTGGGACGCTTGGTTGGTCTGAGATGCTGGCAAAACGCATCTTGAATGTTTTGGTGGGAGCGATTCGAGAGGGCCGTGACAAGATGGGCCCAGCCTTCGCCAAGGCGTATGATGATGCCGTCAAAGAGGCCAATTCTGTGTTCCAACAACTTGTCCAGGATGTCAGAGACCATCCTCTTGAATTGGGAGCCACGGTGCTTATAACCGTCATCGCTATCGGCGTGCTTGTTGTGTTGGCGCCGTATGTCTTGGAGCTCTTGGGATTCGGTGAGCTCGGCCCGGTAGCTG GGACCTTTGCTTCCTGGTGGGAGTCGACATATGCGGGTTACATCCCAGCGGGATCAatgttctcttttttccagCGTTTGGGCATGGTTTGGGCACGGACATAA